One window of the Emcibacter sp. genome contains the following:
- a CDS encoding VacJ family lipoprotein: protein MKISVQKIAADRTGFSLLLTLMLAAFLISGCATRPPTDDPAALAAYEEANDPLEPWNRAIFAFNNAFDDVILEPTAKFYRKWGPPTVRTGISNIVNNWREPVTFINDILQAQPERAATSITRFLINSTFGLFGILDTASHWGIERHTEDFGETFAVWGFGEGPYLMLPILGPSNVRDFTGFMVDFFYDPVSLYLENKGWWYLRYGRLALRGLIYREENLETLDDLSKSSTDFYATLRSAYRQLRAYEINNGELDLSAEDELFDDIDDEEF from the coding sequence ATGAAAATTTCTGTACAGAAAATTGCGGCGGACCGTACCGGTTTTTCTCTCCTGCTGACTTTGATGTTGGCTGCTTTCCTGATATCCGGCTGTGCCACACGCCCGCCAACGGACGATCCGGCTGCGCTTGCAGCCTATGAGGAAGCCAACGACCCGCTTGAACCCTGGAACAGAGCGATCTTTGCCTTCAACAATGCGTTTGATGACGTCATTCTTGAACCCACTGCCAAATTCTACCGGAAATGGGGCCCGCCGACCGTGCGGACCGGCATCTCAAATATTGTCAACAACTGGCGTGAACCGGTCACGTTCATCAATGACATCCTCCAGGCCCAGCCGGAGAGAGCGGCCACCTCCATCACCCGTTTCCTGATCAACTCCACTTTCGGCCTGTTCGGCATCCTGGATACGGCAAGCCACTGGGGCATTGAACGTCATACCGAAGATTTCGGCGAAACCTTTGCCGTCTGGGGATTTGGCGAAGGCCCCTACCTGATGCTGCCTATTCTCGGGCCGTCAAATGTGCGCGACTTCACAGGTTTTATGGTCGATTTCTTCTATGACCCGGTCAGCCTGTATCTCGAAAACAAGGGCTGGTGGTATCTGAGATATGGCCGGCTGGCCCTTCGCGGCCTGATCTATCGGGAAGAAAACCTGGAAACCCTGGACGATCTCAGCAAATCATCCACCGATTTTTACGCCACGCTCCGGAGCGCCTATCGCCAGCTGCGCGCCTACGAGATCAACAATGGCGAACTCGACCTCAGCGCAGAAGACGAACTCTTTGACGACATTGACGATGAAGAATTTTAA